The following are encoded in a window of Bacteroidota bacterium genomic DNA:
- a CDS encoding peptidylprolyl isomerase, giving the protein MQSCKSNGDLKDGIYAGISTDKGEILLKLNYKETPMTVANFVALAEGTMENEVKPVGTPFYDSLKFHRVIADFMIQGGDPMGTGQGGPGYMFDDELVDSLKHDGPGVLSMANSGPNTNGSQFFITHKATPWLDGRHTVFGKVVEGMNVVDSIQQDDMLNTVTIIRVGSDAESFDAPKVFGEKLKAIKEAQQKAMKEQEELMKNLVDSLSVNAIDVEKTETGLVIIKTKEGNGRKPVAGQTVKVDYKGMLISGKVFDSSYGKNPIAFPVGVGRVIPGWDEGILKLNEGDKATFVIPSYLAYGKREIKDVIPANSNLVFDVELVEIVKDKK; this is encoded by the coding sequence ATGCAATCATGTAAAAGCAATGGAGATTTAAAAGATGGAATTTATGCCGGCATTTCAACTGATAAAGGCGAAATTTTGTTGAAATTAAATTATAAAGAAACTCCTATGACTGTTGCCAATTTTGTTGCTCTGGCTGAAGGTACAATGGAAAATGAAGTAAAACCCGTTGGAACACCATTTTATGACAGTTTAAAATTTCACAGGGTAATTGCCGATTTCATGATTCAGGGTGGCGATCCAATGGGAACAGGACAGGGAGGTCCGGGATACATGTTTGATGATGAGTTAGTAGATTCTTTGAAACATGATGGTCCGGGGGTATTATCAATGGCAAATTCAGGTCCTAATACTAACGGGAGTCAGTTTTTTATAACTCATAAAGCCACTCCCTGGTTGGATGGACGTCATACTGTGTTTGGAAAAGTTGTAGAAGGTATGAATGTTGTAGATTCAATACAGCAAGATGATATGCTTAATACTGTTACTATTATCAGAGTAGGTTCTGATGCTGAGAGCTTTGATGCACCAAAGGTTTTTGGAGAGAAATTAAAAGCTATAAAAGAGGCTCAGCAAAAGGCGATGAAAGAGCAGGAGGAACTGATGAAAAACTTGGTTGATTCCTTAAGTGTTAATGCTATTGATGTGGAGAAAACCGAAACAGGATTGGTTATAATAAAAACTAAGGAGGGTAACGGAAGAAAACCTGTTGCCGGTCAAACAGTAAAAGTTGATTATAAAGGTATGCTAATAAGTGGGAAGGTGTTTGATTCTTCTTACGGGAAAAATCCTATCGCATTTCCTGTTGGAGTTGGTAGAGTTATTCCGGGATGGGACGAAGGTATTCTTAAACTGAACGAAGGAGATAAGGCTACTTTTGTTATTCCTTCTTATTTAGCATATGGAAAAAGAGAGATAAAAGATGTTATTCCTGCTAATTCTAACTTAGTTTTTGATGTTGAGTTGGTTGAAATAGTAAAAGACAAAAAATAA
- a CDS encoding peptidylprolyl isomerase: MQDGLYAKFHTTKGEILVNLEFEKAPVTVANFVGLAEGKIKNNQKGEGEAYYDGLKFHRVIADFMIQGGCPLGTGTSGPGYNFDDEIHPDLKHTGPGILSMANAGPGTNGSQFFITHVETAWLDGKHTVFGNVVEGMETVNAIEQDDKMDKVEIIRVGAAAEAFDAAAMFAKQEELKNEREAKAKAEQAALLKEHVAGFTQTESGLFYKIEKEGNGAKPAKGQTVSVHYKGMLLDGSVFDSSYSRNQPIDFAVGVGQVIPGWDEGIMIMNQGTKATLVIPSDLAYGAAGAGGVIPPNAVLKFEVELVSVK, from the coding sequence ATGCAAGACGGATTATATGCAAAATTTCACACTACGAAAGGTGAGATTTTAGTGAATTTAGAGTTTGAAAAAGCTCCTGTTACAGTTGCAAACTTTGTTGGTTTGGCTGAGGGGAAAATCAAAAACAATCAAAAAGGAGAAGGAGAGGCTTATTACGACGGATTGAAATTTCACCGCGTAATTGCTGATTTCATGATTCAGGGAGGTTGTCCTTTAGGAACAGGAACAAGCGGTCCCGGATATAATTTTGATGATGAAATACATCCTGATCTTAAACATACAGGTCCTGGTATTTTGTCTATGGCTAACGCCGGACCGGGAACAAATGGATCTCAATTCTTTATTACTCATGTTGAAACAGCATGGTTAGATGGTAAACACACCGTTTTTGGAAATGTAGTAGAAGGAATGGAAACTGTAAATGCAATTGAGCAGGACGATAAAATGGATAAAGTAGAAATTATCCGTGTTGGTGCTGCTGCCGAAGCTTTTGATGCTGCGGCAATGTTTGCAAAGCAGGAGGAGTTAAAAAATGAAAGAGAAGCTAAAGCTAAAGCTGAGCAAGCTGCCCTTCTGAAAGAACACGTTGCAGGATTTACTCAAACAGAGTCTGGTTTATTCTATAAAATAGAAAAAGAAGGAAACGGTGCGAAACCTGCAAAAGGACAAACTGTAAGTGTTCATTATAAAGGAATGTTGCTCGACGGAAGTGTTTTCGATTCTTCTTATAGTCGTAATCAACCAATTGATTTTGCAGTTGGAGTAGGACAGGTAATTCCGGGATGGGATGAAGGTATTATGATTATGAATCAGGGAACTAAAGCTACTCTTGTAATTCCATCTGACTTGGCATATGGAGCAGCAGGAGCCGGTGGTGTTATTCCTCCAAATGCTGTATTGAAGTTTGAAGTAGAATTAGTTTCTGTAAAATAG